In Primulina eburnea isolate SZY01 chromosome 14, ASM2296580v1, whole genome shotgun sequence, the following proteins share a genomic window:
- the LOC140811658 gene encoding UV-B-induced protein At3g17800, chloroplastic: MQFAAVISEVSAVLPPACGCRSPDFKHCRSSFDAKSLLSSSRNCPCPFSGPKLEFQSEKFRTRRFMVRTSENSGGDLIPVAPLQLESPIGQLLTQILQTHPHLLLVTVDQQLENLQSQRDAQREMITSSSQDLLNKRIAEVKEKDRRKTLEDIVYCLIVKRFVENDISMNPKITTSYPAGRVDIWPDQEEKLESVHSREAFEMIISHLSLVLGERVIDSVDTIVQISKIKLGKLYAASIMYGYFLRRVDERYQLEQSMNTLPEGFGADTVKSEQSASEKQLFDPDSLLTIYPDDGDGERIVDSGTEEKTYKLRSYVMYLDAETLQRYATIRSKEALSLIEKQTQALFGRPDITVTQSGTLDASNDEVVSLTFSGLTLLILEAVTFGSFLWDTESYVESKYPFINS; encoded by the exons ATGCAATTCGCCGCCGTAATATCAGAAGTATCGGCGGTTCTCCCGCCGGCCTGTGGATGTAGGTCTCCGGATTTCAAGCATTGCAGGTCCTCGTTCGACGCCAAATCTTTACTTTCGTCCTCCAGA AACTGCCCCTGCCCTTTTTCTGGCCCCAAGCTAGAGTTTCAGTCAGAGAAGTTCAGAACTAGAAGGTTCATGGTGAGAACCTCTGAAAATTCAGGAGGTGATTTGATTCCAGTGGCTCCTCTTCAGCTCGAGTCCCCTATAGGCCAGCTTTTGACCCAAATTCTACAAACACATCCACATCTTCTTCTGGTAACTGTTGATCAGCAGCTTGAGAACCTCCAGAGTCAAAGGGATGCACAAAGAGAGATGATTACATCATCATCACAAGATCTCCTTAACAA GAGAATTGCTGAAGTAAAGGAGAAAGATAGGAGGAAAACACTGGAAGATATCGTCTACTGCTTAATCGTGAAAAGATTTGTGGAGAATGATATTTCAATGAACCCCAAAATAACTACTTCATATCCTGCTGGAAGAGTGGATATTTGGCCAGATCAAGAAGAAAAGCTGGAATCTGTGCACTCTCGAGAGGCATTTGAGATGATAATTAGCCACCTGTCTCTTGTTCTTGGGGAGCGTGTTATAGATTCTGTAGATACAATAGTACAGATCAGTAAAATAAAGCTTGGCAAGCTTTATGCTGCTTCAATTATGTATGGGTATTTTCTAAGAAGAGTCGACGAACGTTACCAACTTGAGCAATCTATGAACACCCTTCCTGAAGGTTTTGGTGCAGATACGGTAAAATCAGAACAGAGCGCATCAGAGAAGCAACTCTTTGATCCCGATTCGTTATTAACCATCTATCCTGATGATGGTGATGGGGAACGCATTGTAGATTCTGGCACTGAAGAAAAAACATACAAATTGAGATCCTATGTGATGTATTTGGATGCAGAAACACTTCAGCGGTACGCAACCATAAGATCTAAAGAAGCACTATCTTTGATTGAAAAGCAAACACAGGCGTTGTTTGGAAGGCCTGATATTACGGTTACACAAAGTGGTACCCTTGATGCATCGAATGACGAAGTTGTTTCTCTAACATTTTCTGGACTGACATTGCTGATTCTGGAGGCTGTTACATTTGGATCATTTCTATGGGATACAGAAAGTTATGTTGAATCCAAGTACCCCTTCATTAACAGCTAG
- the LOC140812603 gene encoding uncharacterized protein yields MESEHESDVVYRNQMMRLCYDLIKKSTVHVDAKKLIRRGLQSLSTELNVMLENLKVNDENVGEDDRQRNQTVVRDPAFVRSKGINNSSMGNHWVSKGKKRKERTTKNMMGRVEKIHHARDGPSLGGANTHPSYSSQNGAQEMPPLHLPFQLSCPTLNSVIHMDN; encoded by the exons ATGGAAAGCGAGCATGAGTCGGATGTTGTGTACAGAAATCAAATGATGAGACTTTGTTACGATCTTATCAAAAAAAGTACGGTTCATGTTGATGCGAAAAAATTGATTAGAAGAGGGCTTCAAAGTCTTTCGACAGAGTTGAATGTCATGCTTGAGAACTTGAAAGTCAATGATGAAAATGTTGGTGAAGATGATCGTCAAAGAAATCAAACAGTCGTCCGTGATCCTGCTTTTGTTAGATCAAAGGGAATAAATAACTCTAGTATGGGAAACCATTGGGTTTCCAAAGGGAAGAAAAGGAAAG AAAGAACAACTAAAAATATGATGGGTAGAGTTGAAAAGATTCATCATGCAAGAGATGGACCTTCACTTGGAGGAGCAAACACTCATCCATCGTATTCTTCTCAAAATGGAGCTCAAGAAATGCCTCCTCTTCATTTGCCATTTCAATTATCTTGTCCAACATTAAATTCGGTAATCCATATG GATAATTGA
- the LOC140811263 gene encoding uncharacterized protein: MVDSTAGHELMRFFNACQGCNQIPLSLHDITKAQNVGVTYQRLTDKVLRNQIGRNVEVYVDNILVKTRAAKEIITDLEETFSTLLKLTLEVESEQMHIWHANGKFLG; this comes from the exons ATGGTCGATTCCACTGCTGGGCATGAATTGATGCGTTTTTTCAATGCCTGCCAAGGGTGCAATCAAATCCCTTTATCCTTGCATGACATAACTAAA GCTCAAAATGTTGGGGTCACGTATCAAAGGCTAACAGACAAAGTGCTTAGGAATCAAATTGGTCGCAATGTGGAGGTATATGTGGATAACATTCTGGTCAAGACTAGAGCAGCCAAAGAGATTATCACCGATTTGGAAGAAACCTTCTCTACTCTTTTGAAATTAACGCTTGAAGTTGAATCCGAGCAAATGCACATTTGGCATGCAAATGGCAAATTCTTGGGCTAA